The proteins below come from a single Macadamia integrifolia cultivar HAES 741 unplaced genomic scaffold, SCU_Mint_v3 scaffold1998, whole genome shotgun sequence genomic window:
- the LOC122065399 gene encoding uncharacterized protein LOC122065399 isoform X2, which yields MKQHLGHQEKGDAAPCRKVPESVRDQIQNDLNMVSAGKKVKPGNASKKIQDKQYVSRQVDPIQGEGEEDTCLLVKEGNMKADPTGIVELSGLLVGGQHKLIEKATPLEHMNSIFFAASYEMSHANDETLIDNMQEATGAITDLRDQASATITRPQTSTDQASSSKLVPPTFDKQRSEVIENNQDLDNRLSTVDISTNELKSAQERQFGALFVYEATQYENVQGYMIPVSLSHTFDSICSHHGDIFEFCSIKRKDTRSLLIVQMCKIVQQIQATKYENISEAMINEWDEACSDHKALNIYNDWLMSSVKTLEKCFKEKTMAKMVALELEIVKKKIEIEIRKIDMDSAKIDSICNRYGDIFKRCIITRKDTRRLMLDQMCEVIQQIQATTYENISEAKMTEWYEVCFDHNSVKIKNEWLMSSVKELINCFEGKIAVETKILKLQNSVKEKIESEIRKIDLMMDPSYSKWRKRADEDVDAVKNPVAHHDRFIVNDMDGSASKQIFNMRENDGELSVHIGDYYATQVELYTLEDQNWIGSPVVNIFGQMLILKQKKLDGVISRHYFPTYFGEKIAKGVEDLECFYSVKNLDYNLTRCELDTCERILTLLNEGRILSISKWSQDRPQLPLQTNLNDCGVFMLKFMECWNGELTENFSQDDIVFIRKKILEDLMLFSGNNAKKETSIKY from the exons ATGAAGCAACATTTAGGTCATCAAGAAAAGGGGGATGCAGCGCCTTGCCGAAAAGTTCCTGAAAGTGTTCGAGATCAAATTCAAAATGATCTTAACATGGTTTCAGCTGGGAAGAAAGTAAAGCCAGGCAATGCTTCAAAGAAGATCCAAGACAAACAG TATGTTAGCAGACAGGTTGATCCTAtacaaggagaaggagaagaagatacatGTCTTCTAGTTAAGGAAGGAAACATGAAGGCTGACCCAACTGGCATTGTTGAGCTTTCTGGACTACTAGTAGGTGGCCAACATAAACTTATTGAAAAAGCTACTCCTCTAGAACATAtgaattccattttttttgctGCTAGCTATGAAATGAGCCATGCGAATGATGAGACTTTGATTGATAATATGCAAGAAGCAACTGGTGCTATTACTGACCTAAGGGACCAGGCTTCAGCTACTATTACAAGGCCCCAAACCTCAACTGATCAAGCATCTTCCTCTAAACTAGTCCCCCCTACATTTGATAAGCAAAGGTCTGAAGTAATTGAGAACAATCAAGATCTAGATAACAGATTGAGCACTGTGGATATAAGTACTAATGAGTTGAAGAGTGCTCAAGAGAGGCAATTTGGAGCTCTCTTTGTTTATGAAGCAACCCAGTATGAAAATGTACAGGGGTATATGATACCAGTCAGTTTATCACACACATTTGATTCGATTTGTTCTCATCATGGTGATATCTTCGAATTTTGCTCCATAAAAAGGAAGGATACACGCAGTCTTTTAATAGTCCAAATGTGTAAGATAGTTCAACAGATTCAAGCTaccaaatatgaaaatatttctgaagCCATGATAAATGAATGGGATGAGGCTTGCTCAGATCACAAAGCCCTGAATATTTATAATGATTGGCTAATGAGCTCGGTCAAGACACTTGAAAAATGTTTTAAGGAGAAAACAATGGCTAAAATGGTGGCTTTGGAATTGGAaattgtgaagaagaagattgaaatTGAGATCAGAAAGATAGACATGGACAGTGCAAAAATTGATTCCATTTGCAACCGCTATGGTGATATCTTTAAAAGATGCATTATTACAAGGAAGGATACACGTCGTCTTATGTTGGATCAAATGTGTGAAGTAATTCAACAGATTCAAGCTACCACTTATGAAAACATTTCTGAAGCCAAGATGACTGAGTGGTACGAGGTTTGCTTTGATCACAATTCCGtgaaaattaagaatgaatggctAATGAGCTCAGTCAAGGAACTCATAAATTGTTTTGAGGGGAAAATAGCAGTCGAAACGAAGATCTTGAAATTGCAAAATAGTGTGAAGGAGAAGATTGAAAGTGAGATAAGAAAGATAGACTTGATGATGGATCCATCATATTCTAAGTGGAGAAAGCGTGCTGATGAAGATGTCGAT GCAGTGAAGAATCCTGTAGCACATCATGATAGATTCATAGTAAACGACATGGATGGCAGTGCAAGCAAACAAATCTTCaacatgagagaaaatgatgg AGAACTTTCGGTACACATAGGAGACTATTATGCAACTCAAGTGGAACTCTACACCTTAGAAGATCAAAATTGGATTGGGAGTCCA GTTGTTAATATCTTCGGGCAAATGCTAATcctcaaacaaaaaaaactagATGGAGTCATATCGCGCCACTACTTTCCCACATACTTTGGg GAAAAGATTGCTAAAGGAGTAGAGGATCTAGAATGTTTCTATTCAGTGAAGAACCTAGACTACAACTTGACTCGTTGTGAATTg GATACATGCGAGAGGATATTAACCTTGCTAAATGAAGGGAGGATACTTTCAATTTCCAAATGGAGTCAAGATCGGCCTCAACTTCCATTACAAACAAACCT GAATGATTGTGGTGTCTTCATGTTGAAATTTATGGAGTGTTGGAATGGGGAATTGACTGAAAATTTCTCACAA GATGACATTGTATTTATCCGAAAGAAGATCCTAGAAGACTTGATGCTATTCTCCGGAAACAATGCTAAAAAGGAAACTTCAATAAA GTATTAA
- the LOC122065399 gene encoding uncharacterized protein LOC122065399 isoform X5, which yields MKQHLGHQEKGDAAPCRKVPESVRDQIQNDLNMVSAGKKVKPGNASKKIQDKQYVSRQVDPIQGEGEEDTCLLVKEGNMKADPTGIVELSGLLVGGQHKLIEKATPLEHMNSIFFAASYEMSHANDETLIDNMQEATGAITDLRDQASATITRPQTSTDQASSSKLVPPTFDKQRSEVIENNQDLDNRLSTVDISTNELKSAQERQFGALFVYEATQYENVQGYMIPVSLSHTFDSICSHHGDIFEFCSIKRKDTRSLLIVQMCKIVQQIQATKYENISEAMINEWDEACSDHKALNIYNDWLMSSVKTLEKCFKEKTMAKMVALELEIVKKKIEIEIRKIDMDSAKIDSICNRYGDIFKRCIITRKDTRRLMLDQMCEVIQQIQATTYENISEAKMTEWYEVCFDHNSVKIKNEWLMSSVKELINCFEGKIAVETKILKLQNSVKEKIESEIRKIDLMMDPSYSKWRKRADEDVDAVKNPVAHHDRFIVNDMDGSASKQIFNMRENDGELSVHIGDYYATQVELYTLEDQNWIGSPVVNIFGQMLILKQKKLDGVISRHYFPTYFGEKIAKGVEDLECFYSVKNLDYNLTRCEL from the exons ATGAAGCAACATTTAGGTCATCAAGAAAAGGGGGATGCAGCGCCTTGCCGAAAAGTTCCTGAAAGTGTTCGAGATCAAATTCAAAATGATCTTAACATGGTTTCAGCTGGGAAGAAAGTAAAGCCAGGCAATGCTTCAAAGAAGATCCAAGACAAACAG TATGTTAGCAGACAGGTTGATCCTAtacaaggagaaggagaagaagatacatGTCTTCTAGTTAAGGAAGGAAACATGAAGGCTGACCCAACTGGCATTGTTGAGCTTTCTGGACTACTAGTAGGTGGCCAACATAAACTTATTGAAAAAGCTACTCCTCTAGAACATAtgaattccattttttttgctGCTAGCTATGAAATGAGCCATGCGAATGATGAGACTTTGATTGATAATATGCAAGAAGCAACTGGTGCTATTACTGACCTAAGGGACCAGGCTTCAGCTACTATTACAAGGCCCCAAACCTCAACTGATCAAGCATCTTCCTCTAAACTAGTCCCCCCTACATTTGATAAGCAAAGGTCTGAAGTAATTGAGAACAATCAAGATCTAGATAACAGATTGAGCACTGTGGATATAAGTACTAATGAGTTGAAGAGTGCTCAAGAGAGGCAATTTGGAGCTCTCTTTGTTTATGAAGCAACCCAGTATGAAAATGTACAGGGGTATATGATACCAGTCAGTTTATCACACACATTTGATTCGATTTGTTCTCATCATGGTGATATCTTCGAATTTTGCTCCATAAAAAGGAAGGATACACGCAGTCTTTTAATAGTCCAAATGTGTAAGATAGTTCAACAGATTCAAGCTaccaaatatgaaaatatttctgaagCCATGATAAATGAATGGGATGAGGCTTGCTCAGATCACAAAGCCCTGAATATTTATAATGATTGGCTAATGAGCTCGGTCAAGACACTTGAAAAATGTTTTAAGGAGAAAACAATGGCTAAAATGGTGGCTTTGGAATTGGAaattgtgaagaagaagattgaaatTGAGATCAGAAAGATAGACATGGACAGTGCAAAAATTGATTCCATTTGCAACCGCTATGGTGATATCTTTAAAAGATGCATTATTACAAGGAAGGATACACGTCGTCTTATGTTGGATCAAATGTGTGAAGTAATTCAACAGATTCAAGCTACCACTTATGAAAACATTTCTGAAGCCAAGATGACTGAGTGGTACGAGGTTTGCTTTGATCACAATTCCGtgaaaattaagaatgaatggctAATGAGCTCAGTCAAGGAACTCATAAATTGTTTTGAGGGGAAAATAGCAGTCGAAACGAAGATCTTGAAATTGCAAAATAGTGTGAAGGAGAAGATTGAAAGTGAGATAAGAAAGATAGACTTGATGATGGATCCATCATATTCTAAGTGGAGAAAGCGTGCTGATGAAGATGTCGAT GCAGTGAAGAATCCTGTAGCACATCATGATAGATTCATAGTAAACGACATGGATGGCAGTGCAAGCAAACAAATCTTCaacatgagagaaaatgatgg AGAACTTTCGGTACACATAGGAGACTATTATGCAACTCAAGTGGAACTCTACACCTTAGAAGATCAAAATTGGATTGGGAGTCCA GTTGTTAATATCTTCGGGCAAATGCTAATcctcaaacaaaaaaaactagATGGAGTCATATCGCGCCACTACTTTCCCACATACTTTGGg GAAAAGATTGCTAAAGGAGTAGAGGATCTAGAATGTTTCTATTCAGTGAAGAACCTAGACTACAACTTGACTCGTTGTGAATTg TGA
- the LOC122065399 gene encoding uncharacterized protein LOC122065399 isoform X1 yields MKQHLGHQEKGDAAPCRKVPESVRDQIQNDLNMVSAGKKVKPGNASKKIQDKQYVSRQVDPIQGEGEEDTCLLVKEGNMKADPTGIVELSGLLVGGQHKLIEKATPLEHMNSIFFAASYEMSHANDETLIDNMQEATGAITDLRDQASATITRPQTSTDQASSSKLVPPTFDKQRSEVIENNQDLDNRLSTVDISTNELKSAQERQFGALFVYEATQYENVQGYMIPVSLSHTFDSICSHHGDIFEFCSIKRKDTRSLLIVQMCKIVQQIQATKYENISEAMINEWDEACSDHKALNIYNDWLMSSVKTLEKCFKEKTMAKMVALELEIVKKKIEIEIRKIDMDSAKIDSICNRYGDIFKRCIITRKDTRRLMLDQMCEVIQQIQATTYENISEAKMTEWYEVCFDHNSVKIKNEWLMSSVKELINCFEGKIAVETKILKLQNSVKEKIESEIRKIDLMMDPSYSKWRKRADEDVDAVKNPVAHHDRFIVNDMDGSASKQIFNMRENDGELSVHIGDYYATQVELYTLEDQNWIGSPVVNIFGQMLILKQKKLDGVISRHYFPTYFGEKIAKGVEDLECFYSVKNLDYNLTRCELLFIPICLDNHWFLYVINLKDQRIDILDSIRRKNVPDITHQIVDTCERILTLLNEGRILSISKWSQDRPQLPLQTNLNDCGVFMLKFMECWNGELTENFSQDDIVFIRKKILEDLMLFSGNNAKKETSIKY; encoded by the exons ATGAAGCAACATTTAGGTCATCAAGAAAAGGGGGATGCAGCGCCTTGCCGAAAAGTTCCTGAAAGTGTTCGAGATCAAATTCAAAATGATCTTAACATGGTTTCAGCTGGGAAGAAAGTAAAGCCAGGCAATGCTTCAAAGAAGATCCAAGACAAACAG TATGTTAGCAGACAGGTTGATCCTAtacaaggagaaggagaagaagatacatGTCTTCTAGTTAAGGAAGGAAACATGAAGGCTGACCCAACTGGCATTGTTGAGCTTTCTGGACTACTAGTAGGTGGCCAACATAAACTTATTGAAAAAGCTACTCCTCTAGAACATAtgaattccattttttttgctGCTAGCTATGAAATGAGCCATGCGAATGATGAGACTTTGATTGATAATATGCAAGAAGCAACTGGTGCTATTACTGACCTAAGGGACCAGGCTTCAGCTACTATTACAAGGCCCCAAACCTCAACTGATCAAGCATCTTCCTCTAAACTAGTCCCCCCTACATTTGATAAGCAAAGGTCTGAAGTAATTGAGAACAATCAAGATCTAGATAACAGATTGAGCACTGTGGATATAAGTACTAATGAGTTGAAGAGTGCTCAAGAGAGGCAATTTGGAGCTCTCTTTGTTTATGAAGCAACCCAGTATGAAAATGTACAGGGGTATATGATACCAGTCAGTTTATCACACACATTTGATTCGATTTGTTCTCATCATGGTGATATCTTCGAATTTTGCTCCATAAAAAGGAAGGATACACGCAGTCTTTTAATAGTCCAAATGTGTAAGATAGTTCAACAGATTCAAGCTaccaaatatgaaaatatttctgaagCCATGATAAATGAATGGGATGAGGCTTGCTCAGATCACAAAGCCCTGAATATTTATAATGATTGGCTAATGAGCTCGGTCAAGACACTTGAAAAATGTTTTAAGGAGAAAACAATGGCTAAAATGGTGGCTTTGGAATTGGAaattgtgaagaagaagattgaaatTGAGATCAGAAAGATAGACATGGACAGTGCAAAAATTGATTCCATTTGCAACCGCTATGGTGATATCTTTAAAAGATGCATTATTACAAGGAAGGATACACGTCGTCTTATGTTGGATCAAATGTGTGAAGTAATTCAACAGATTCAAGCTACCACTTATGAAAACATTTCTGAAGCCAAGATGACTGAGTGGTACGAGGTTTGCTTTGATCACAATTCCGtgaaaattaagaatgaatggctAATGAGCTCAGTCAAGGAACTCATAAATTGTTTTGAGGGGAAAATAGCAGTCGAAACGAAGATCTTGAAATTGCAAAATAGTGTGAAGGAGAAGATTGAAAGTGAGATAAGAAAGATAGACTTGATGATGGATCCATCATATTCTAAGTGGAGAAAGCGTGCTGATGAAGATGTCGAT GCAGTGAAGAATCCTGTAGCACATCATGATAGATTCATAGTAAACGACATGGATGGCAGTGCAAGCAAACAAATCTTCaacatgagagaaaatgatgg AGAACTTTCGGTACACATAGGAGACTATTATGCAACTCAAGTGGAACTCTACACCTTAGAAGATCAAAATTGGATTGGGAGTCCA GTTGTTAATATCTTCGGGCAAATGCTAATcctcaaacaaaaaaaactagATGGAGTCATATCGCGCCACTACTTTCCCACATACTTTGGg GAAAAGATTGCTAAAGGAGTAGAGGATCTAGAATGTTTCTATTCAGTGAAGAACCTAGACTACAACTTGACTCGTTGTGAATTg CTTTTCATCCCCATATGCTTGGATAATCATTGGTTCTTATACGTGATAAATTTGAAGGATCAAAGAATAGATATTCTGGATTCCATACGAAGAAAAAATGTTCCTGATATTACACACCAAATTGTG GATACATGCGAGAGGATATTAACCTTGCTAAATGAAGGGAGGATACTTTCAATTTCCAAATGGAGTCAAGATCGGCCTCAACTTCCATTACAAACAAACCT GAATGATTGTGGTGTCTTCATGTTGAAATTTATGGAGTGTTGGAATGGGGAATTGACTGAAAATTTCTCACAA GATGACATTGTATTTATCCGAAAGAAGATCCTAGAAGACTTGATGCTATTCTCCGGAAACAATGCTAAAAAGGAAACTTCAATAAA GTATTAA
- the LOC122065399 gene encoding uncharacterized protein LOC122065399 isoform X4 — MKQHLGHQEKGDAAPCRKVPESVRDQIQNDLNMVSAGKKVKPGNASKKIQDKQYVSRQVDPIQGEGEEDTCLLVKEGNMKADPTGIVELSGLLVGGQHKLIEKATPLEHMNSIFFAASYEMSHANDETLIDNMQEATGAITDLRDQASATITRPQTSTDQASSSKLVPPTFDKQRSEVIENNQDLDNRLSTVDISTNELKSAQERQFGALFVYEATQYENVQGYMIPVSLSHTFDSICSHHGDIFEFCSIKRKDTRSLLIVQMCKIVQQIQATKYENISEAMINEWDEACSDHKALNIYNDWLMSSVKTLEKCFKEKTMAKMVALELEIVKKKIEIEIRKIDMDSAKIDSICNRYGDIFKRCIITRKDTRRLMLDQMCEVIQQIQATTYENISEAKMTEWYEVCFDHNSVKIKNEWLMSSVKELINCFEGKIAVETKILKLQNSVKEKIESEIRKIDLMMDPSYSKWRKRADEDVDLFIPICLDNHWFLYVINLKDQRIDILDSIRRKNVPDITHQIVDTCERILTLLNEGRILSISKWSQDRPQLPLQTNLNDCGVFMLKFMECWNGELTENFSQDDIVFIRKKILEDLMLFSGNNAKKETSIKY; from the exons ATGAAGCAACATTTAGGTCATCAAGAAAAGGGGGATGCAGCGCCTTGCCGAAAAGTTCCTGAAAGTGTTCGAGATCAAATTCAAAATGATCTTAACATGGTTTCAGCTGGGAAGAAAGTAAAGCCAGGCAATGCTTCAAAGAAGATCCAAGACAAACAG TATGTTAGCAGACAGGTTGATCCTAtacaaggagaaggagaagaagatacatGTCTTCTAGTTAAGGAAGGAAACATGAAGGCTGACCCAACTGGCATTGTTGAGCTTTCTGGACTACTAGTAGGTGGCCAACATAAACTTATTGAAAAAGCTACTCCTCTAGAACATAtgaattccattttttttgctGCTAGCTATGAAATGAGCCATGCGAATGATGAGACTTTGATTGATAATATGCAAGAAGCAACTGGTGCTATTACTGACCTAAGGGACCAGGCTTCAGCTACTATTACAAGGCCCCAAACCTCAACTGATCAAGCATCTTCCTCTAAACTAGTCCCCCCTACATTTGATAAGCAAAGGTCTGAAGTAATTGAGAACAATCAAGATCTAGATAACAGATTGAGCACTGTGGATATAAGTACTAATGAGTTGAAGAGTGCTCAAGAGAGGCAATTTGGAGCTCTCTTTGTTTATGAAGCAACCCAGTATGAAAATGTACAGGGGTATATGATACCAGTCAGTTTATCACACACATTTGATTCGATTTGTTCTCATCATGGTGATATCTTCGAATTTTGCTCCATAAAAAGGAAGGATACACGCAGTCTTTTAATAGTCCAAATGTGTAAGATAGTTCAACAGATTCAAGCTaccaaatatgaaaatatttctgaagCCATGATAAATGAATGGGATGAGGCTTGCTCAGATCACAAAGCCCTGAATATTTATAATGATTGGCTAATGAGCTCGGTCAAGACACTTGAAAAATGTTTTAAGGAGAAAACAATGGCTAAAATGGTGGCTTTGGAATTGGAaattgtgaagaagaagattgaaatTGAGATCAGAAAGATAGACATGGACAGTGCAAAAATTGATTCCATTTGCAACCGCTATGGTGATATCTTTAAAAGATGCATTATTACAAGGAAGGATACACGTCGTCTTATGTTGGATCAAATGTGTGAAGTAATTCAACAGATTCAAGCTACCACTTATGAAAACATTTCTGAAGCCAAGATGACTGAGTGGTACGAGGTTTGCTTTGATCACAATTCCGtgaaaattaagaatgaatggctAATGAGCTCAGTCAAGGAACTCATAAATTGTTTTGAGGGGAAAATAGCAGTCGAAACGAAGATCTTGAAATTGCAAAATAGTGTGAAGGAGAAGATTGAAAGTGAGATAAGAAAGATAGACTTGATGATGGATCCATCATATTCTAAGTGGAGAAAGCGTGCTGATGAAGATGTCGAT CTTTTCATCCCCATATGCTTGGATAATCATTGGTTCTTATACGTGATAAATTTGAAGGATCAAAGAATAGATATTCTGGATTCCATACGAAGAAAAAATGTTCCTGATATTACACACCAAATTGTG GATACATGCGAGAGGATATTAACCTTGCTAAATGAAGGGAGGATACTTTCAATTTCCAAATGGAGTCAAGATCGGCCTCAACTTCCATTACAAACAAACCT GAATGATTGTGGTGTCTTCATGTTGAAATTTATGGAGTGTTGGAATGGGGAATTGACTGAAAATTTCTCACAA GATGACATTGTATTTATCCGAAAGAAGATCCTAGAAGACTTGATGCTATTCTCCGGAAACAATGCTAAAAAGGAAACTTCAATAAA GTATTAA
- the LOC122065399 gene encoding uncharacterized protein LOC122065399 isoform X3 translates to MKQHLGHQEKGDAAPCRKVPESVRDQIQNDLNMVSAGKKVKPGNASKKIQDKQYVSRQVDPIQGEGEEDTCLLVKEGNMKADPTGIVELSGLLVGGQHKLIEKATPLEHMNSIFFAASYEMSHANDETLIDNMQEATGAITDLRDQASATITRPQTSTDQASSSKLVPPTFDKQRSEVIENNQDLDNRLSTVDISTNELKSAQERQFGALFVYEATQYENVQGYMIPVSLSHTFDSICSHHGDIFEFCSIKRKDTRSLLIVQMCKIVQQIQATKYENISEAMINEWDEACSDHKALNIYNDWLMSSVKTLEKCFKEKTMAKMVALELEIVKKKIEIEIRKIDMDSAKIDSICNRYGDIFKRCIITRKDTRRLMLDQMCEVIQQIQATTYENISEAKMTEWYEVCFDHNSVKIKNEWLMSSVKELINCFEGKIAVETKILKLQNSVKEKIESEIRKIDLMMDPSYSKWRKRADEDVDAVKNPVAHHDRFIVNDMDGSASKQIFNMRENDGELSVHIGDYYATQVELYTLEDQNWIGSPVVNIFGQMLILKQKKLDGVISRHYFPTYFGEKIAKGVEDLECFYSVKNLDYNLTRCELDDIVFIRKKILEDLMLFSGNNAKKETSIKY, encoded by the exons ATGAAGCAACATTTAGGTCATCAAGAAAAGGGGGATGCAGCGCCTTGCCGAAAAGTTCCTGAAAGTGTTCGAGATCAAATTCAAAATGATCTTAACATGGTTTCAGCTGGGAAGAAAGTAAAGCCAGGCAATGCTTCAAAGAAGATCCAAGACAAACAG TATGTTAGCAGACAGGTTGATCCTAtacaaggagaaggagaagaagatacatGTCTTCTAGTTAAGGAAGGAAACATGAAGGCTGACCCAACTGGCATTGTTGAGCTTTCTGGACTACTAGTAGGTGGCCAACATAAACTTATTGAAAAAGCTACTCCTCTAGAACATAtgaattccattttttttgctGCTAGCTATGAAATGAGCCATGCGAATGATGAGACTTTGATTGATAATATGCAAGAAGCAACTGGTGCTATTACTGACCTAAGGGACCAGGCTTCAGCTACTATTACAAGGCCCCAAACCTCAACTGATCAAGCATCTTCCTCTAAACTAGTCCCCCCTACATTTGATAAGCAAAGGTCTGAAGTAATTGAGAACAATCAAGATCTAGATAACAGATTGAGCACTGTGGATATAAGTACTAATGAGTTGAAGAGTGCTCAAGAGAGGCAATTTGGAGCTCTCTTTGTTTATGAAGCAACCCAGTATGAAAATGTACAGGGGTATATGATACCAGTCAGTTTATCACACACATTTGATTCGATTTGTTCTCATCATGGTGATATCTTCGAATTTTGCTCCATAAAAAGGAAGGATACACGCAGTCTTTTAATAGTCCAAATGTGTAAGATAGTTCAACAGATTCAAGCTaccaaatatgaaaatatttctgaagCCATGATAAATGAATGGGATGAGGCTTGCTCAGATCACAAAGCCCTGAATATTTATAATGATTGGCTAATGAGCTCGGTCAAGACACTTGAAAAATGTTTTAAGGAGAAAACAATGGCTAAAATGGTGGCTTTGGAATTGGAaattgtgaagaagaagattgaaatTGAGATCAGAAAGATAGACATGGACAGTGCAAAAATTGATTCCATTTGCAACCGCTATGGTGATATCTTTAAAAGATGCATTATTACAAGGAAGGATACACGTCGTCTTATGTTGGATCAAATGTGTGAAGTAATTCAACAGATTCAAGCTACCACTTATGAAAACATTTCTGAAGCCAAGATGACTGAGTGGTACGAGGTTTGCTTTGATCACAATTCCGtgaaaattaagaatgaatggctAATGAGCTCAGTCAAGGAACTCATAAATTGTTTTGAGGGGAAAATAGCAGTCGAAACGAAGATCTTGAAATTGCAAAATAGTGTGAAGGAGAAGATTGAAAGTGAGATAAGAAAGATAGACTTGATGATGGATCCATCATATTCTAAGTGGAGAAAGCGTGCTGATGAAGATGTCGAT GCAGTGAAGAATCCTGTAGCACATCATGATAGATTCATAGTAAACGACATGGATGGCAGTGCAAGCAAACAAATCTTCaacatgagagaaaatgatgg AGAACTTTCGGTACACATAGGAGACTATTATGCAACTCAAGTGGAACTCTACACCTTAGAAGATCAAAATTGGATTGGGAGTCCA GTTGTTAATATCTTCGGGCAAATGCTAATcctcaaacaaaaaaaactagATGGAGTCATATCGCGCCACTACTTTCCCACATACTTTGGg GAAAAGATTGCTAAAGGAGTAGAGGATCTAGAATGTTTCTATTCAGTGAAGAACCTAGACTACAACTTGACTCGTTGTGAATTg GATGACATTGTATTTATCCGAAAGAAGATCCTAGAAGACTTGATGCTATTCTCCGGAAACAATGCTAAAAAGGAAACTTCAATAAA GTATTAA